Proteins co-encoded in one Prevotella sp. E13-27 genomic window:
- a CDS encoding tetratricopeptide repeat protein gives MKYLLLGALVLSSSAAVKAQEGASAAEQVKEILKNKPADADKQIKAIYKKNKKNMEAVVGIARAFYEANDTANAHVYAQYAADKNYPAAYLLLGDIQAKGDHEGAGGAASTMYRQAIYFAKQAGGTIDETPYYRYASINRGVNLPDAISMLDQLGEDAPELAANGRVNLLKGRVYDLANRVEDAAKAYAQVPLNALEERDFLSAARANYLLGEYNKSQEIVDYGLKSYPRKFTYNQLGMFNHTQLKNYDKALEYADRMLNQSDSVKMNPEIYGVYAKALNGAKKHQEAIDVYKKTLELEFDSQDKKAGVIKDLADAYKGIDDYENAVTYYDLFLKTVSHASLTDYADLGRLYVQYADKLEGDAKIEKLTKADQIYSDLAEKNADAKEYSLFWRARVNQMMDPEAKDGKAQPFYEELFNAIMEKAEKDKADMARVKEAGQYLMVYYLKIKDDTQRSIEFAEKLLTVDPANETATQIVSMKK, from the coding sequence ATGAAATATTTACTTCTCGGTGCATTGGTGCTCAGCAGCAGTGCTGCCGTAAAAGCTCAGGAAGGCGCTTCTGCCGCTGAGCAGGTTAAGGAAATCCTTAAGAACAAGCCTGCTGATGCCGATAAGCAGATTAAGGCTATCTACAAGAAGAACAAGAAAAACATGGAGGCTGTAGTAGGCATTGCCCGCGCTTTCTATGAGGCGAACGATACCGCAAATGCTCATGTCTATGCTCAGTATGCTGCAGACAAAAACTATCCTGCAGCCTATCTGCTTCTTGGCGACATCCAGGCAAAGGGCGATCATGAGGGTGCCGGTGGTGCCGCTTCTACAATGTACCGTCAGGCTATCTATTTCGCAAAGCAGGCCGGTGGCACTATTGATGAGACTCCATACTATAGATATGCTTCAATTAACCGTGGTGTGAACCTTCCCGATGCTATCTCTATGCTCGACCAGCTGGGCGAGGACGCTCCTGAGCTTGCTGCCAACGGTCGCGTAAACCTGTTGAAGGGTCGTGTATATGACCTGGCTAATAGGGTGGAGGATGCTGCTAAGGCTTATGCTCAGGTTCCTCTGAATGCTCTTGAGGAGCGTGACTTCCTTAGCGCAGCTCGTGCAAACTATCTCCTTGGTGAGTATAATAAGAGCCAGGAGATTGTCGATTACGGCTTGAAGTCTTATCCACGTAAGTTTACTTACAACCAGCTTGGTATGTTCAACCATACACAGCTGAAGAATTATGACAAGGCTCTCGAATATGCTGACCGCATGCTTAACCAATCAGACTCTGTTAAGATGAATCCAGAGATCTATGGTGTCTATGCAAAGGCTCTCAATGGCGCCAAGAAACATCAGGAGGCTATCGATGTTTACAAGAAGACTCTTGAGCTGGAGTTTGACTCACAAGACAAGAAGGCTGGTGTTATCAAGGACCTTGCCGATGCATATAAGGGAATTGATGACTACGAGAATGCTGTTACATACTATGACCTCTTCCTGAAGACGGTGTCACACGCTTCTCTTACTGACTATGCTGACCTTGGTCGTCTCTATGTTCAGTATGCTGACAAGCTGGAGGGTGACGCAAAGATTGAGAAGCTGACCAAGGCAGACCAGATTTATTCTGACCTCGCCGAGAAGAATGCCGATGCAAAGGAGTACTCATTGTTCTGGCGTGCTCGTGTCAACCAGATGATGGATCCTGAGGCAAAGGATGGTAAGGCACAGCCATTCTATGAGGAGCTGTTCAATGCCATTATGGAGAAGGCAGAGAAGGATAAGGCTGACATGGCACGTGTGAAGGAGGCAGGTCAGTACTTGATGGTTTATTATCTGAAGATTAAGGACGACACTCAGCGCTCTATCGAGTTCGCAGAGAAGCTCCTTACCGTTGATCCTGCAAACGAGACTGCAACTCAGATTGTCAGCATGAAGAAGTAA
- a CDS encoding PstS family phosphate ABC transporter substrate-binding protein, protein MNRTQFNLVGLSLILGLFLACGNKPKTELDQNYEKAARYFAADESFHPILDEELEVFTKVFNRNLPHQDTLEAIYTSEQEAVEMLMKNETWLAFTTRQLTEKEMTNLKARNFIPRIMPIGYDGLALIVNNQNKDTLISIKDFKRILRGEVKKWSDLYPGSKLGDIDVVFDNPRSSAVRFCVDSILGGEPLRTEDDENIGAVLKSSEVVDYVENTPNAIGIIGSNWLNDKRDSTNITFRKNITAMKVSRLDSATVQNSRRPYQYYIYSGEYPLVRTIYAIVNDPRTGQPTGFANFCRLPQGQMVIFRAGLLPIIKDLNVRQVNITK, encoded by the coding sequence ATGAATAGAACTCAATTCAACTTAGTTGGATTATCACTTATTTTAGGCTTGTTCCTCGCATGTGGGAACAAGCCTAAAACTGAATTAGACCAAAATTATGAAAAGGCAGCACGCTATTTCGCTGCCGATGAAAGCTTCCATCCCATCCTTGACGAGGAGCTGGAAGTGTTTACAAAAGTATTCAATCGCAATCTCCCTCATCAGGATACACTTGAGGCAATCTATACAAGTGAGCAGGAAGCAGTGGAGATGCTGATGAAGAACGAGACATGGCTTGCGTTCACTACACGTCAGCTTACTGAGAAAGAGATGACGAACCTGAAGGCTCGTAACTTTATTCCTCGCATTATGCCTATAGGCTATGACGGACTGGCGCTTATAGTGAACAACCAAAACAAGGACACCCTGATTTCTATTAAGGACTTCAAGCGCATTCTGCGCGGTGAGGTTAAGAAATGGAGTGATCTCTATCCTGGGTCTAAGCTTGGCGATATTGACGTTGTGTTCGACAATCCACGTTCGAGTGCCGTGCGCTTCTGCGTTGACTCAATACTCGGTGGTGAGCCTCTCCGTACTGAGGACGACGAGAATATCGGTGCCGTGCTGAAGAGCAGCGAGGTGGTTGACTATGTGGAGAATACTCCAAATGCCATTGGCATCATAGGTTCCAACTGGCTCAACGACAAGCGTGACTCTACCAATATAACATTCCGTAAGAACATAACCGCGATGAAGGTGTCACGACTCGACTCTGCCACTGTGCAGAATAGCCGCCGCCCTTATCAGTATTATATATATAGTGGTGAATACCCACTCGTGCGCACTATCTATGCCATCGTTAACGATCCACGTACAGGACAGCCGACAGGCTTTGCAAACTTCTGTAGACTGCCACAGGGACAGATGGTTATATTCCGTGCGGGACTTCTGCCTATAATAAAGGACCTTAATGTAAGACAAGTTAATATTACTAAATAA
- a CDS encoding energy transducer TonB, translated as MAKVDLIDNSWTELVFEGKNKEYGAYVLRRETGKRNVKALLIVLLAIAAIFLAVFLNVQIQNALKQDVAIETDVELSKLAQKKEAKVERKEPVKVEVEQKVIEKVKSSVKFTAPEIKKDDEVKPEDEIKSQDDLAKTNTAIGTFDVKGNDEAEGEVLKAKEVIADEKPKEEETKVFDVVEQMPEFPGGAAALMKWLSDNIKYPSIAEENGIQGRVVCTFVVERDGSVTDIQVARSVDPSLDKEAIRVLKKMPKWIPGKQNGSAVRVKYTVPVTFRLAG; from the coding sequence ATGGCAAAAGTAGATCTTATAGACAATAGCTGGACCGAACTCGTCTTTGAAGGCAAAAACAAAGAATACGGTGCATATGTTCTCCGTCGGGAGACAGGTAAGCGTAATGTCAAGGCACTTCTTATCGTGCTGTTGGCAATTGCCGCAATCTTCCTTGCAGTGTTCCTGAATGTTCAGATTCAAAACGCTTTGAAGCAGGACGTTGCTATCGAAACTGATGTGGAGCTGTCAAAGCTGGCACAGAAGAAGGAAGCAAAGGTTGAGCGCAAGGAGCCCGTAAAGGTTGAAGTCGAGCAGAAAGTGATTGAGAAGGTGAAGAGCTCTGTGAAGTTCACCGCACCTGAAATTAAGAAGGACGACGAAGTAAAGCCTGAGGACGAAATCAAGTCACAGGACGACCTTGCTAAGACAAACACCGCCATCGGTACATTCGACGTTAAAGGTAACGACGAAGCTGAGGGTGAGGTGCTGAAGGCAAAGGAAGTTATTGCTGACGAGAAGCCGAAGGAAGAGGAGACCAAGGTCTTCGACGTCGTAGAACAGATGCCAGAGTTCCCTGGCGGCGCAGCAGCCCTGATGAAGTGGCTGAGCGACAATATCAAGTATCCTTCAATTGCTGAGGAGAACGGTATCCAGGGTCGTGTGGTATGTACGTTCGTTGTGGAGCGCGATGGCTCAGTAACTGATATTCAGGTAGCTCGTTCGGTTGACCCCTCTCTTGATAAGGAGGCTATCCGCGTGCTGAAGAAGATGCCAAAATGGATCCCAGGTAAGCAGAATGGTTCTGCTGTACGTGTGAAGTACACCGTACCTGTGACATTCCGTCTGGCAGGTTAA
- a CDS encoding ExbD/TolR family protein codes for MAKKKGSKQKKMDTRVNFTPMVDMMMLLITFFMLCTTLSKPQAMQLTMPSNDENMSKEDKSVTKASYTITLYLGGEDKIYYVEGLPEYENPECLKETTWGKDGIRKLLIEHITEDGFSPVAKVMMEVNKLKEKKTQMGDKMSKETYEKLLSDIRNGKSETMLAEYGDKGMQTLTVIIKPMDISTYNNMVQALDEMLVCSIGKYVIDKVNEDDEKLLELKGIKFSNDK; via the coding sequence ATGGCAAAAAAGAAAGGTTCTAAGCAGAAAAAGATGGACACCCGCGTGAACTTCACGCCTATGGTGGACATGATGATGCTTCTGATTACGTTCTTCATGCTCTGTACCACGCTGAGCAAGCCACAGGCTATGCAGCTGACGATGCCGAGTAATGATGAGAATATGTCCAAGGAAGACAAGTCGGTGACGAAAGCTTCGTACACCATCACTCTCTACCTTGGTGGTGAAGATAAGATTTACTATGTTGAGGGTCTTCCCGAATACGAGAATCCTGAGTGCCTGAAGGAGACAACCTGGGGTAAGGACGGTATTCGTAAGTTGCTCATCGAACATATCACTGAGGATGGCTTCTCGCCAGTTGCAAAGGTGATGATGGAGGTGAACAAACTTAAGGAGAAGAAGACACAGATGGGTGATAAGATGTCAAAGGAAACTTATGAGAAGTTACTCTCTGATATCCGTAATGGTAAGTCAGAAACCATGCTCGCTGAATATGGTGACAAGGGTATGCAGACTCTGACCGTTATTATCAAACCAATGGACATCTCTACCTACAACAACATGGTACAGGCACTTGACGAGATGCTGGTTTGCAGCATCGGTAAGTATGTGATCGACAAAGTTAACGAAGACGACGAGAAACTGCTTGAGTTGAAAGGCATCAAGTTCTCGAATGACAAATAA
- a CDS encoding biopolymer transporter ExbD: MAKIKIEKKDIWIDMTPMSDVMTLLLCFFMLTSTFLTPEPIKVNTPSSVSEVKVPEKDVLNILVSPEGNIYIGTDNKLNMEEMVATVTDKFGVSLTSAQVKAFKEEAMVGGSVTQLPEFLSLEQDKRAEIIQKMSVPLDSIDGGKSEFQEWVTAAKEANADIRLAIKCDGNTPYSVVKKMMSELQDMNENRYQLITNLDTKKQAEQ, translated from the coding sequence ATGGCAAAAATTAAAATAGAGAAGAAAGATATCTGGATCGACATGACGCCTATGTCGGACGTGATGACCCTGCTTCTGTGTTTCTTCATGTTGACATCAACATTCTTGACACCAGAACCAATTAAGGTCAACACTCCTTCTTCTGTGTCAGAGGTGAAGGTACCTGAGAAGGATGTGCTCAATATTCTGGTCTCTCCAGAGGGCAACATCTACATTGGTACTGACAACAAACTCAACATGGAAGAGATGGTTGCTACGGTAACCGACAAGTTCGGCGTTTCGCTCACATCTGCCCAGGTAAAGGCTTTCAAGGAAGAAGCAATGGTTGGTGGCTCTGTCACTCAGCTTCCTGAATTCTTGAGCCTTGAACAGGACAAGCGAGCTGAAATCATCCAGAAGATGAGCGTTCCCCTCGATAGTATCGACGGCGGAAAGAGTGAGTTCCAAGAGTGGGTAACGGCTGCCAAGGAAGCAAATGCTGATATTCGTCTGGCTATCAAGTGTGATGGTAATACACCATACTCAGTTGTAAAGAAGATGATGTCAGAGCTTCAGGATATGAACGAGAACCGTTATCAGCTGATTACTAACCTCGACACCAAAAAACAAGCAGAGCAATAA
- a CDS encoding MotA/TolQ/ExbB proton channel family protein codes for MATTTKAAAPAKKSTGFTGVKDAWIILVICCAIAYAFYWFVLGNPDNFVNGDRNGHPLPGNLMGTVFKGGFVVGLILTLLLTVTVLGVERFFAIKTASGKIKLAKFTTDVKNAIKAQDFAKAKDLCNKMQGSVANVVLASINMYQTVEGDTTLKKSQKIAKIQQAHEEATQLEMPTLTMNLPMIATIVSLGTLTALFGTVLGMIGSFQALSAGGGADSMALSAGISEALVNTASGILTSWVATVVYNYFSNKIDKLTFALDEVGYTIAATYDSNHTEA; via the coding sequence ATGGCAACAACAACAAAGGCTGCAGCCCCAGCTAAAAAGTCAACGGGCTTCACAGGCGTTAAGGATGCATGGATTATCCTCGTTATCTGCTGCGCAATCGCTTATGCTTTCTACTGGTTCGTTCTCGGTAACCCCGACAACTTCGTAAACGGCGACCGAAATGGTCATCCTCTGCCAGGTAACCTCATGGGTACAGTGTTTAAGGGCGGTTTCGTTGTAGGTCTTATCCTGACTCTGCTGCTTACCGTTACTGTTCTTGGCGTAGAGCGTTTCTTCGCTATCAAGACTGCTTCTGGTAAGATTAAGCTGGCTAAGTTCACAACAGACGTTAAGAACGCTATCAAGGCTCAGGACTTCGCTAAGGCAAAGGATCTCTGCAACAAGATGCAGGGTTCAGTAGCAAACGTAGTGCTTGCTTCTATTAACATGTATCAGACAGTTGAGGGCGATACTACTCTGAAGAAGTCACAGAAGATTGCTAAGATTCAGCAGGCTCACGAAGAGGCTACTCAGCTGGAGATGCCTACCCTGACAATGAACCTCCCAATGATTGCTACCATCGTATCTCTCGGTACTCTTACCGCTCTGTTCGGTACTGTGCTCGGTATGATCGGATCATTCCAGGCTCTGTCTGCTGGTGGCGGTGCTGACTCTATGGCTCTGTCTGCAGGTATTTCTGAGGCACTTGTTAACACAGCATCAGGCATTTTGACTTCTTGGGTTGCTACCGTTGTTTACAACTACTTCTCAAACAAGATCGATAAGCTGACATTCGCTCTCGATGAGGTTGGTTACACTATCGCTGCTACATACGATTCTAACCACACTGAGGCTTAA
- a CDS encoding pyridoxal phosphate-dependent aminotransferase, with protein sequence MAQLSNRLQRLAPSATLAMSQKSAEMKAQGIDVINLSVGEPDFNTPDHIKEAAKRAVDENYSRYSPVPGYMDLRKAIVQKLENENQLHYNTNEILVSNGAKQSVCNTIMALVNPGEEVIIPAPYWVSYPQMVKLAGGEPIFVEATFEQNFKMTAEQLEAAITPKTRLLILCSPSNPTGSVYNKEELRALAEVILKHEDIFVLADEIYEHINYVGRHESIAQFPGMKERAIIVNGVSKAYAMTGWRIGYIAAPEWIVKGCNKLQGQYTSGPCSVSQKAAEFAYTESQECVEQMRQAFERRRNLIVELARQIPDLEVNVPEGAFYLFPKCSACYGRKTPSGAAINNSTDLAMYLLEEAHVATVGGDAFGDPDCFRMSYATSDDNIREAMRRIKEALAKLQK encoded by the coding sequence ATGGCACAACTCTCTAATCGCTTGCAGCGTCTTGCTCCATCGGCAACGCTTGCAATGTCGCAGAAAAGCGCCGAGATGAAGGCGCAGGGTATTGACGTTATTAACTTGAGTGTTGGCGAGCCCGACTTTAATACACCAGACCATATAAAAGAGGCTGCCAAGCGTGCTGTCGATGAGAACTACTCACGCTATTCGCCAGTACCAGGCTATATGGATTTGCGCAAGGCAATCGTTCAGAAGTTGGAGAATGAGAACCAGCTGCATTATAATACAAACGAGATACTGGTCTCTAATGGCGCAAAGCAGAGCGTTTGTAACACAATTATGGCGCTCGTTAACCCTGGCGAGGAAGTGATTATTCCTGCTCCTTACTGGGTTAGCTATCCACAGATGGTGAAACTCGCTGGTGGCGAGCCTATCTTCGTCGAGGCAACTTTTGAACAGAACTTCAAGATGACTGCAGAACAGCTTGAAGCTGCCATAACCCCGAAGACGCGTCTTTTGATACTTTGTTCGCCAAGCAATCCTACTGGCTCAGTATATAATAAGGAGGAACTGCGTGCATTGGCAGAGGTTATATTGAAGCATGAGGATATTTTCGTGCTTGCCGACGAGATATACGAACATATTAATTATGTGGGACGCCATGAGTCGATAGCTCAGTTCCCTGGTATGAAGGAACGCGCAATCATTGTCAATGGCGTGTCTAAGGCTTATGCCATGACAGGCTGGCGCATTGGATATATCGCCGCTCCTGAGTGGATCGTTAAAGGCTGTAACAAGTTGCAGGGACAATACACTAGCGGACCATGCTCTGTAAGCCAGAAGGCTGCTGAGTTCGCATATACGGAAAGTCAGGAGTGCGTGGAGCAGATGCGCCAGGCATTTGAGCGTCGCCGTAACCTCATAGTAGAGTTGGCACGCCAGATTCCCGACCTCGAGGTAAATGTACCTGAAGGCGCTTTCTACCTATTCCCCAAATGCTCTGCCTGCTATGGACGCAAGACTCCCTCGGGTGCAGCCATAAATAACAGTACCGACCTTGCCATGTATCTCCTTGAGGAGGCTCATGTGGCTACTGTAGGTGGCGATGCTTTCGGCGATCCAGACTGCTTCCGTATGAGCTATGCAACGAGCGATGACAATATTCGTGAGGCTATGCGACGCATAAAGGAAGCGCTGGCTAAATTGCAAAAATGA